Proteins encoded within one genomic window of Kibdelosporangium phytohabitans:
- a CDS encoding S1 family peptidase, whose protein sequence is MRRRLLLLLGAALVLPFPTLPAAAGPLIIGGRNATETYSWMVSLQSSPGRHFCTGTLVSPRWVVTANHCLRGHFQVRVGSNSLTSGGQTAGMAAIAVGPDDVGLVQLDRAVTLAPAKIPTTPVAVGAPLRILGWGVTCDPGCQPPQTNQELDTSLLADSSCSGITAAGELCMDNPNKTGPCYGDSGGPAVQKVNGEWTVVGATSRAGGPGRCGQSPSVYGDLVAHRTFITTYANS, encoded by the coding sequence ATGCGCCGCCGCCTTCTGCTCCTGCTCGGAGCCGCGCTCGTCCTGCCGTTCCCGACCCTCCCGGCAGCCGCCGGCCCGTTGATCATCGGTGGCCGGAACGCCACCGAGACGTACTCGTGGATGGTGTCGCTGCAAAGCTCACCAGGCAGGCACTTCTGCACAGGTACGCTGGTCAGCCCCCGCTGGGTGGTCACCGCGAACCACTGCCTGCGCGGACACTTCCAGGTCCGCGTCGGCAGCAACAGCCTGACCAGCGGTGGGCAGACAGCGGGAATGGCCGCGATCGCCGTCGGCCCGGACGACGTGGGCCTGGTGCAACTCGACCGCGCGGTGACCTTGGCGCCCGCGAAGATCCCGACGACCCCGGTGGCCGTGGGTGCGCCGCTGCGGATCCTGGGCTGGGGCGTGACGTGTGACCCCGGGTGCCAACCGCCGCAGACCAACCAGGAACTGGACACGTCACTGCTCGCGGACAGCTCGTGCAGCGGCATAACGGCAGCGGGCGAGCTGTGCATGGACAACCCCAACAAGACCGGCCCCTGCTACGGCGACTCCGGCGGCCCAGCGGTGCAGAAGGTCAACGGCGAGTGGACGGTCGTCGGCGCCACCAGCCGCGCCGGCGGTCCCGGCCGATGCGGCCAAAGCCCATCGGTGTACGGGGACCTGGTGGCACACCGGACGTTCATCACCACGTACGCCAACAGTTAG
- a CDS encoding ArsR/SmtB family transcription factor, which produces MPASPPPELVNRPLPPELLQDAAATFGMLSATVRLQIVWLLAGEERDVGTLAGETGQTVQAVSHHLAKLKLAGLVQARREGRRQVYYVDSPIVVEVVHLLVGERHSRRRPARRARHA; this is translated from the coding sequence GTGCCAGCTTCTCCCCCACCCGAGCTCGTCAACCGCCCGCTGCCGCCCGAGTTACTCCAGGACGCCGCAGCCACTTTCGGGATGCTGTCGGCGACCGTGCGCCTGCAGATCGTCTGGCTGCTGGCGGGCGAGGAACGCGATGTCGGCACCCTCGCCGGGGAGACCGGCCAGACCGTCCAAGCGGTCAGCCACCACCTGGCCAAACTGAAGCTCGCCGGGCTGGTCCAAGCCCGCCGGGAAGGACGCCGCCAGGTCTACTACGTCGACAGCCCGATCGTCGTGGAAGTGGTCCACCTCCTGGTCGGCGAACGGCACTCGCGGCGGCGTCCCGCCAGACGCGCCCGCCACGCCTGA
- a CDS encoding HAD-IC family P-type ATPase → MDPQLRELATAAPVTLYRHLSSSPKGLTEHEADGRSVPHAAGQRERHWRSTVASPFAALLTVLTVVFVVLGDWRAAITVGVMVVISIALRVWQQVRTDQAVRGPRALVTTTTTVRRRPDTGMPPVDREIPPDDLVPGDVVLLVAGDVVPADVRLVAATAFTVDQSALSGETLPVRKQPPSDHGQAEDLSAVCFAGTSVVSGTATAVVIAVGAWTYLGVMGEQARRARPESSFDRGVRSAGWTLVRFMLVMAPIVLAVNGFVTADWAQAALFAVAVGLTPEMLPVIVTANLARGAVHLSRKKVVITRLNAIQDLAGMDVRCVDKTGTLTEDRVTYAHSVDLSGRPDGVAAEYAYLAAQLQTGPRNRLDKAMVEQHESPLADAMFVLVGFVGFVDPVRDSAAEAVHMLDRHGVAVKILTGDNRHVAARVAEQAGVHVAEVVLGHQIEKANDTQLHRLVRRGTVFAQINPVLKARIVTARRDAGHAVGFIGDGVNDTVALRTADVGIAADTATDVAKGAADLILLDKDLTVIARAVREGRRTLGSTMKYVKIAASSNLGNAVSVLVAAGTLPFLPMLPVQLLVQNLLYDAAQLTLPRDRADEDHLRVPRRWDTGGLTGFMLTFGPLSSLFDLITFAAPGWLAGTDTPAEQAVFQAGWFTEGLLSQVLIVLVLRSRDRVGITARPVLAAAVAVAFIGVVLPWTPVADARRMTALPVGFYAWLPVILAGYVLAARVVRTRHMRHRGTGL, encoded by the coding sequence GTGGACCCACAGCTGCGTGAGCTGGCGACGGCGGCGCCGGTCACGCTGTACCGGCACCTGTCCAGCTCGCCGAAGGGACTGACCGAGCACGAGGCCGACGGTCGGTCGGTCCCGCACGCGGCCGGGCAACGCGAGCGGCACTGGCGGTCCACAGTGGCCAGTCCATTCGCCGCTCTGCTGACCGTTTTGACCGTAGTGTTCGTCGTCCTCGGTGACTGGCGTGCGGCGATCACCGTCGGCGTCATGGTAGTGATCAGCATCGCGCTGCGTGTCTGGCAACAGGTGCGTACCGACCAAGCCGTGCGTGGTCCGCGCGCGCTGGTCACCACCACGACGACGGTACGCAGACGCCCCGACACCGGGATGCCGCCGGTCGACCGGGAAATCCCACCGGACGACCTGGTGCCCGGTGACGTCGTCCTGCTCGTGGCGGGTGACGTGGTGCCCGCCGACGTACGGCTCGTCGCGGCGACAGCGTTCACGGTCGACCAGTCGGCGTTGTCCGGCGAGACCCTGCCCGTGCGCAAGCAACCGCCGTCGGACCACGGCCAGGCGGAAGACCTGTCCGCGGTGTGCTTCGCGGGCACGTCGGTGGTCAGCGGCACGGCAACGGCTGTGGTGATCGCGGTCGGGGCGTGGACGTACCTCGGTGTGATGGGCGAACAAGCCCGGCGCGCCCGTCCGGAGTCCAGCTTCGACCGTGGCGTGCGCTCGGCCGGCTGGACGTTGGTGCGGTTCATGCTGGTGATGGCGCCGATCGTGCTCGCGGTCAACGGATTCGTCACGGCCGACTGGGCGCAGGCGGCGCTGTTCGCGGTCGCGGTCGGCCTGACGCCGGAGATGCTGCCGGTGATCGTGACCGCCAACCTGGCTCGCGGCGCCGTGCACCTGTCCCGCAAGAAGGTCGTCATCACGCGGCTCAACGCCATCCAGGACCTGGCGGGCATGGACGTGCGGTGCGTGGACAAGACCGGCACCCTCACCGAGGACCGCGTGACCTACGCGCACAGCGTCGACCTGTCAGGCAGGCCGGACGGCGTGGCGGCCGAGTACGCCTACCTCGCGGCCCAGCTCCAGACCGGGCCACGCAACCGGCTCGACAAGGCGATGGTCGAGCAGCACGAATCCCCGCTCGCCGACGCGATGTTTGTCCTGGTCGGGTTCGTGGGCTTCGTCGACCCCGTGCGTGACAGCGCGGCTGAAGCGGTCCACATGCTCGACCGGCACGGTGTCGCGGTGAAGATCCTCACCGGCGACAACCGGCACGTCGCCGCGCGAGTCGCCGAACAGGCGGGCGTGCACGTCGCCGAGGTCGTGCTCGGTCACCAGATCGAGAAGGCCAACGACACCCAACTGCATCGCCTTGTCCGGCGGGGCACGGTGTTCGCGCAGATCAACCCCGTGCTCAAGGCCCGGATCGTGACCGCGCGGCGGGACGCCGGGCACGCGGTGGGGTTCATCGGTGACGGCGTCAACGACACGGTCGCGCTGCGCACAGCGGACGTGGGCATCGCGGCGGACACCGCCACCGACGTCGCCAAGGGCGCCGCCGACCTGATCCTGCTGGACAAGGACCTGACGGTGATCGCCCGCGCGGTGCGGGAAGGCCGCCGCACGCTGGGCAGCACCATGAAGTACGTCAAGATCGCCGCCAGTTCGAACCTCGGCAACGCGGTCAGCGTCCTCGTGGCGGCCGGGACCCTGCCGTTCCTGCCGATGCTGCCGGTCCAGCTGTTGGTGCAGAACCTGCTGTACGACGCCGCGCAACTGACTCTGCCGCGGGACCGGGCCGACGAGGACCACCTGCGTGTACCACGCCGCTGGGACACCGGCGGGCTGACCGGGTTCATGCTCACCTTCGGGCCGTTGAGTTCGCTGTTCGACCTGATCACGTTCGCCGCGCCGGGGTGGCTCGCCGGCACGGACACGCCCGCCGAGCAGGCGGTGTTCCAGGCGGGCTGGTTCACCGAGGGCCTGCTGTCGCAGGTGCTGATCGTGCTGGTGCTGCGCTCCCGCGACCGCGTGGGAATCACGGCCCGGCCGGTGCTGGCCGCCGCCGTCGCGGTGGCGTTCATCGGCGTGGTGCTGCCGTGGACACCGGTCGCGGACGCACGGCGGATGACCGCGCTGCCGGTCGGCTTCTACGCGTGGCTGCCGGTGATCCTGGCCGGATACGTCCTGGCGGCGCGGGTCGTGAGGACGCGACACATGCGCCACCGGGGCACTGGGTTGTGA
- a CDS encoding MgtC/SapB family protein produces the protein MTTVEMLLRVGAGVGLGALIGFERQYRARMAGLRTNALVAVGATLFVLLSAWGFGNAPGNADPTRVAAQIVSGIGFLGAGVILRDGLTVRGLNTAATLWCSAAVGALAGAGLYQIAAVGTLVVIIVNVALRVVGRAVDRRPDTGDEQPTSYAFMAVTKDDAEAHVRALLVQSLTRTDFRLLSVSSTNSANEGYVEVRAELAGDQRDDKQMESAVSRLSLEPSVTSVRWQVTTVNGDEE, from the coding sequence ATGACGACTGTCGAAATGCTGCTGCGCGTCGGCGCCGGGGTGGGGCTCGGTGCGCTGATCGGCTTCGAACGCCAGTACCGGGCCAGGATGGCCGGGTTGCGCACCAACGCCCTCGTCGCCGTCGGGGCGACGTTGTTCGTGCTGCTTTCCGCGTGGGGCTTCGGCAACGCCCCCGGGAACGCCGATCCCACCCGGGTCGCGGCGCAGATCGTGTCCGGTATCGGGTTCCTGGGCGCCGGGGTGATCCTGCGTGACGGCTTGACCGTGCGTGGTTTGAACACCGCGGCGACGTTGTGGTGCTCGGCCGCTGTGGGCGCGCTGGCCGGGGCCGGGCTGTACCAGATCGCGGCTGTCGGCACGCTTGTGGTGATCATCGTGAACGTCGCGCTGCGCGTGGTGGGCCGGGCTGTCGACCGGCGCCCGGACACCGGCGACGAACAGCCCACGTCGTACGCGTTCATGGCCGTGACGAAGGACGACGCCGAAGCGCATGTGCGCGCGTTGCTCGTGCAGTCCCTGACCCGTACCGATTTCCGGCTGCTGTCGGTGTCCAGCACCAACAGCGCCAACGAGGGCTACGTGGAGGTGCGGGCCGAACTGGCCGGGGATCAGCGTGACGACAAACAGATGGAGTCGGCGGTGAGCCGGCTGAGTCTGGAGCCGTCGGTCACCAGCGTCCGCTGGCAGGTCACGACCGTGAACGGGGACGAGGAATGA
- a CDS encoding ABC transporter permease subunit: MATGISPNWGGILLGARWYVLFSVIAGASAIPNDLREAAASLRLPRVLWWRRLVLPAIFPGYVTGGITAAGGAWNASIVAEIVSYGGTTLTATGLGAYIAHATSVGDGPRILIGVTVMSRHVVGLNRLFWRRLYALSERRFTL; this comes from the coding sequence GTGGCCACCGGGATCAGCCCGAACTGGGGCGGCATCCTGCTGGGGGCGCGGTGGTACGTCCTGTTCAGCGTCATCGCCGGTGCGTCGGCGATCCCGAACGACCTGCGGGAAGCCGCCGCCAGTCTGCGTCTGCCGCGCGTGTTGTGGTGGCGCAGGCTGGTGTTGCCCGCGATCTTCCCCGGTTACGTCACCGGTGGCATCACCGCCGCGGGCGGCGCGTGGAACGCGTCGATCGTCGCCGAGATCGTCAGCTACGGCGGCACCACGCTGACCGCGACCGGGCTCGGCGCGTACATCGCGCACGCCACCAGCGTCGGCGACGGCCCACGGATCCTCATCGGCGTCACCGTGATGAGCCGCCACGTCGTCGGCCTCAACCGCTTGTTCTGGCGTCGCCTGTACGCCCTGTCCGAACGCCGATTCACCCTCTGA
- the lanM gene encoding type 2 lanthipeptide synthetase LanM encodes MARRVRRWPGWPGRDRRRQRRPRRPAEIAADLNFEIDDLLPLVDAATMLDFVRVAGGDLTMTELGRLFTTAGIQDSRKIFAEQVPHRAPLVRTICTALASCWGRYAELFDYDTGTDRITAEPVYARFPSSRTVWAIWAADRRTGCGCERGWNPRMTGGATGGMLSGVPPNPTATGRLAETWWARGVALHERAMGEPLSATTAQQMDSGAPLGWFGVRLAEAGLDGTTAPSVFAETPASIAARIARPDWADAVERAVRVAEPLPAGTAVHGDWKDAFALVFRPFVAEATERVTAAVDGAVADVRVLADQFATGLGRRLAELAARTLVREMRESRTQLLGGDGAGRFADFVRRTATPAGLAALAGTYPVLARLLGQTSRFAADATIELLDRFAADRCEIVELLLHGNDPGLLTTIRGGQGDIHQRGRSVAFLMFANGDRVVYKPRDLRAHVWFNAAVSSLNRMVAQLDLRTAAVVAKPGYGWVEYVTARPLARLADADVFYRRQGALLALLHATSTSDVHYQNLIACGDQPVLVDAETLLQPILPGPHGYASDPAAQALATSVFRTALLPMMVVGEHGAVDMSGLGGDRGTVSPGSSAVWEFPATDRMRLVRARTQFAGAANRPRFDDRDLDPCDYETALLQGFRHGYDAVMLHRTELTRLVVDSAGMDVRVLVRPTRGYLTLLEGAGEPELLRDALDRDRLFDLLWTESAGYPLRRTLSRHEAADLWAGDVPLFTARPDQRDLWTSDGQREPDVLGETVLDQVRARIDGHSEADRRDQEWIISATLATRRPCAGHVSTAPLPGPVEVTAAQPERLLAVACGIADQIVARSAAVGDRVNWLGLELVDERQWLLMPMGAGLANGYTGVALFLAQLADLTGVAHYGDVARRAITPVAQLLDVLAAQPELAATVGPGGYHGFGGIAYALARMTTLLPRGETGRMAESAVDCAAAATGSVAGWAHGIAGCLAAMVAVHAELGTPSAARLAESCADHLRQALPRDASGFADGSAGIGLALARFGGAGSSVAHLGQEVLAASAHRGDDGWCCGRAGLVAARSAFLDDADLERATRNLAERPMLRDLSLCHGELGITEALTVIAERHPAAVPVLRARAGLVLDSVNRYGVSCGTPGGVVTPGLLSGLAGIGYGLLRLGFPDRVPSVLLLEPSRR; translated from the coding sequence GTGGCCCGCCGCGTCCGTCGGTGGCCTGGCTGGCCTGGTCGAGATCGTCGACGCCAAAGGCGGCCACGTCGACCTGCCGAGATCGCCGCCGACCTGAACTTCGAGATCGACGACCTGCTGCCGCTGGTGGACGCGGCCACCATGCTCGACTTCGTGCGGGTGGCGGGCGGCGATCTGACCATGACCGAGCTGGGCAGGTTGTTCACCACGGCCGGCATCCAGGACAGCAGGAAGATCTTCGCCGAGCAGGTACCCCACCGGGCACCGCTGGTCCGCACGATCTGCACGGCACTGGCCAGCTGCTGGGGCAGGTATGCCGAACTGTTCGATTACGACACCGGCACCGACCGCATCACCGCGGAGCCGGTTTACGCTCGTTTTCCCAGCTCAAGAACCGTGTGGGCGATCTGGGCGGCGGACCGCCGCACGGGGTGCGGATGCGAACGTGGGTGGAATCCACGCATGACCGGCGGCGCCACGGGTGGCATGTTGTCCGGCGTGCCCCCGAACCCGACAGCCACCGGCAGGTTGGCCGAAACCTGGTGGGCTCGAGGCGTGGCGTTGCACGAACGTGCCATGGGGGAGCCGCTGTCCGCAACCACCGCGCAGCAGATGGACAGCGGTGCACCCCTTGGCTGGTTCGGTGTACGGCTGGCCGAGGCCGGGCTCGACGGCACGACCGCTCCGAGTGTGTTCGCCGAGACCCCGGCCAGCATCGCCGCCCGGATCGCGCGGCCGGACTGGGCCGATGCGGTCGAGCGGGCGGTTCGTGTGGCCGAACCGCTGCCCGCGGGTACGGCTGTGCACGGCGACTGGAAGGACGCGTTCGCTCTCGTGTTCCGTCCGTTCGTCGCCGAAGCCACCGAGCGGGTGACCGCGGCGGTCGACGGCGCCGTGGCGGATGTTCGTGTGCTCGCCGACCAGTTCGCCACCGGGCTCGGCCGTCGGCTGGCTGAACTCGCGGCACGCACGCTGGTCCGGGAAATGCGGGAGTCCCGCACCCAGTTGCTCGGCGGTGACGGTGCCGGGCGCTTCGCCGACTTCGTCCGGCGCACGGCCACCCCGGCCGGCCTGGCGGCGCTGGCCGGGACCTACCCCGTGCTCGCCAGGCTGCTCGGCCAGACGAGCCGGTTCGCCGCCGACGCCACGATCGAGCTGCTCGACCGGTTCGCCGCGGACCGCTGCGAGATCGTCGAACTGCTGCTGCACGGCAACGACCCCGGCCTGCTCACGACGATCCGAGGCGGCCAAGGCGACATCCACCAGCGCGGCCGTTCGGTGGCGTTCCTGATGTTCGCCAACGGCGACCGGGTGGTGTACAAACCGCGTGACCTGCGAGCACACGTCTGGTTCAACGCCGCCGTGAGCTCGTTGAACCGGATGGTGGCCCAGCTCGACCTGCGGACCGCCGCCGTCGTGGCCAAACCCGGTTACGGCTGGGTCGAGTACGTCACCGCCCGCCCGCTGGCGCGTCTCGCGGACGCCGACGTCTTCTACCGCCGCCAGGGCGCTCTGCTCGCCCTGCTGCACGCGACGTCCACCTCGGACGTCCATTACCAGAACCTGATCGCGTGCGGCGACCAGCCGGTGCTGGTGGACGCCGAAACGCTGTTGCAGCCCATCCTGCCCGGCCCGCACGGATACGCCTCGGATCCCGCGGCACAGGCGTTGGCCACGTCGGTGTTCCGCACCGCGTTGCTGCCGATGATGGTGGTGGGTGAGCACGGCGCGGTCGACATGTCCGGCCTGGGCGGTGACCGCGGCACGGTTTCGCCGGGCAGCAGCGCCGTGTGGGAGTTCCCCGCGACCGACCGCATGCGCCTGGTCCGTGCGCGGACGCAGTTCGCCGGTGCCGCCAACCGCCCCCGGTTCGACGATCGGGACCTTGACCCGTGCGACTACGAAACCGCGCTGCTCCAAGGTTTCCGGCACGGCTACGACGCGGTCATGCTGCACCGCACGGAACTCACCCGCCTTGTCGTGGACAGCGCGGGGATGGACGTCCGTGTCCTGGTGCGTCCCACCCGCGGTTACCTGACGCTGCTGGAGGGAGCGGGGGAGCCGGAGCTGCTGCGCGACGCGCTCGACCGCGACCGCCTGTTCGATCTGCTGTGGACGGAATCGGCCGGGTATCCGTTGCGCCGCACGCTGTCCCGGCACGAAGCCGCTGACCTGTGGGCGGGGGACGTGCCGTTGTTCACCGCCCGGCCGGACCAGCGGGACCTGTGGACGTCGGACGGGCAGCGCGAGCCGGACGTGCTCGGTGAGACCGTGCTGGACCAGGTCCGTGCCAGGATCGACGGCCACAGCGAGGCCGATCGGCGCGACCAGGAGTGGATCATCTCGGCCACCCTGGCGACCAGACGGCCCTGCGCCGGGCACGTCAGCACCGCGCCGCTGCCCGGCCCGGTCGAGGTCACCGCGGCACAGCCGGAAAGGTTGCTCGCCGTGGCCTGCGGCATCGCCGACCAGATCGTGGCGCGGAGCGCGGCCGTCGGCGACCGCGTCAACTGGCTCGGCCTGGAACTCGTCGACGAGCGGCAGTGGCTGCTGATGCCCATGGGCGCGGGCCTGGCCAACGGCTACACGGGCGTCGCGTTGTTCCTGGCGCAACTGGCCGACCTGACCGGCGTCGCGCACTACGGGGACGTGGCCCGCCGGGCGATCACGCCGGTGGCGCAACTGCTGGACGTGCTCGCCGCGCAACCTGAACTGGCCGCGACGGTCGGGCCCGGTGGGTACCACGGCTTCGGCGGTATCGCGTACGCGCTCGCCCGAATGACAACACTGTTGCCGCGCGGCGAGACCGGCCGAATGGCCGAGTCCGCTGTGGACTGCGCGGCGGCGGCGACTGGTTCTGTTGCCGGTTGGGCGCACGGGATCGCGGGCTGTCTCGCAGCGATGGTCGCGGTGCACGCCGAACTGGGGACGCCGTCCGCGGCGCGGCTGGCGGAGAGCTGCGCGGACCACCTGCGGCAGGCCTTGCCGCGTGATGCGTCCGGGTTCGCCGACGGCAGCGCCGGGATCGGATTGGCACTGGCCAGGTTCGGCGGCGCCGGCTCGTCCGTGGCGCACCTCGGCCAGGAAGTTCTGGCGGCGTCCGCGCACAGAGGTGACGACGGCTGGTGCTGCGGCCGGGCAGGGCTCGTCGCCGCGCGGTCGGCCTTCCTGGACGACGCCGACCTCGAACGAGCCACACGGAACCTCGCGGAGCGCCCCATGCTCCGCGACCTCAGCTTGTGCCACGGCGAACTGGGCATCACGGAAGCGCTGACCGTGATCGCCGAACGCCACCCAGCCGCGGTACCAGTCCTGCGCGCCCGCGCCGGGCTGGTGCTGGACTCGGTGAACCGCTACGGCGTGTCCTGCGGGACACCCGGTGGCGTGGTCACCCCTGGGCTGCTCAGCGGACTGGCGGGAATCGGGTACGGGCTGCTCAGGCTCGGTTTTCCCGACCGGGTGCCGTCGGTGTTGCTGCTGGAGCCCAGCAGGAGATGA